Genomic segment of Candidatus Saccharimonadales bacterium:
ATCATTACTACCGAATCGGCCGGGCCGGAATATGGCAACGGCGAAGCTGCTCAGCAAGAGGGTGCGGGAACAGGCATTATCGTCAGCGGTGATGGCTATATTCTCACTAATAAACACGTTATTAGTGACGCGAAAACAATCAAAGTAGTTCTTTCTGATGGCACGACACACGAGAATGTAAAACTTGTTGGTACCGATCCGCTTAATGATGTGGCCTTTTTAAAAGTAGATGGCGTGACTAACTTACCGGCGGCGCAACTTGGAGATTCTTCTTCGACACGTATCGGTCAGCAGGTTGTGGCTATCGGAAATTCGTTGGGGCAGTATCAAAATACGGTAACGAGCGGTATTATATCTGGTATCGGACGCCCTATTTCAGCGCAAGCTGGTAATACGGTTGAAAATCTTACCGATCTTTTGCAAACAGACGCGGCAATTAATCTCGGTAATTCAGGTGGTCCGCTTTTAAATCTGAGTGGTCAAGTCATTGGTATTAATACGGCGATCGTGCAAGATGCTCAGGGAATCGGGTTTGCAATCCCTATCAATACGACCAAAGGTATCATGAAAGGTGTGCTAGCAGGCAAAGGAGTTACGAGAGCATACCTAGGCGTTAACTTTGTGACGATTACGGCTGATGTGGCGAAATATTATAACCTTGGAGTGAAGCAGGGTGCGTACGTTCATTCTGAACGAGGTGCGGCAGTCCTTGCGGGAAGTCCCGCTGATAAAGCCGGAATAAAAGACGGCGATATTATCACTAAGATCGGCGGAGTGGATGTTGGCGTGGGTGGCAGCGTCTCGAGCTTGGTTGCTGAGTATGTTCCTGGAGATACAATAGAAGTGTCAGTATTACGAGATGGCAAAACGGTGACACTTCAAGTCACGCTGGCAGCTTACAAGGCTTAGGTTTTTTGTAGAACGATAATGAAGCCGTCGGTG
This window contains:
- a CDS encoding trypsin-like peptidase domain-containing protein; translation: MSEKKEEVVETPVETPVRPRRNHKIIWIITGSIVVLIALGAVAGFELGKLFNQQSNNGLTSHQAPANDGNKIVTQQEGDIASVVEKVGPSVVSIITTESAGPEYGNGEAAQQEGAGTGIIVSGDGYILTNKHVISDAKTIKVVLSDGTTHENVKLVGTDPLNDVAFLKVDGVTNLPAAQLGDSSSTRIGQQVVAIGNSLGQYQNTVTSGIISGIGRPISAQAGNTVENLTDLLQTDAAINLGNSGGPLLNLSGQVIGINTAIVQDAQGIGFAIPINTTKGIMKGVLAGKGVTRAYLGVNFVTITADVAKYYNLGVKQGAYVHSERGAAVLAGSPADKAGIKDGDIITKIGGVDVGVGGSVSSLVAEYVPGDTIEVSVLRDGKTVTLQVTLAAYKA